In Campylobacter sp. RM16187, the DNA window ATCCTCATTTGTTATCATGCTAACAAATTTCTCATACTCATCCAGACTAAATATCTCATTATCATATATCTTGCTTGATACCAACTCATTTAGCCAAAAACCGGATTGCTCATATTTTTGTTTTAGCTTTAAAATAGTAGATTTTTTATAGCTTTGAATATATCTATCAAGCGCACCTTCGCTCTTTAAATTTGATATCGTCTTTTTTATTCCATCAAGAACGCTATCAAGTTTTTGAGGAGAAGTTGTAAAAGATATATCGACTCTTGAATGAATATAAGGATGTTTATTTAGTCTAGTACTCAAAGAGATTCCGTAAGTCTCGCCCTTTTCTTCGCGTATATTCTCTCTAAGTGCCATTTTTAGCACTTCGCCAAGAGCAGAAATTTTTATTAAATCAAATTTAGAATACTCATTTTGAACGTTTTTCATCTTTACTATCACATCGCTACGATTTGAAGTCTGATAAAATCGCTCAAATATATGAACTCCATCTAAACCTCTTACGCCGTCATCTATAAAATTTTCGCTATTAAATTTAGCAGGCAAGGTAGCTATGTATTTTTTAATAAGAGGCTCCATATCGGTCTCTTTAAAATCTCCAACAAAAACAAATGCATAAGATGAAGCGTTAGTAAATTTATCATTTACTATATCTTTTAAGTCATTAATTTTAACCGCCTCTATATCACTTCTGCTAAAATGCTTTTTACGCTCATTACCGTTGTAATAAAATTCGCTAAACTCTTTAGAAAATTTATAGCTCGGCAAAGACTCTCTTTTAGCAAGATCTTCTATTCTTTTAGTCTTAATCTTTTTTAGCATATCATCATCAACTCTTGGGGAATTAAACTCAAGATATATGGCTTCCATTAAAGACTCTATATCGCCAGTGCTACTCTTGCCGTAAAATCCATGAGATAAAGAGCTTATTCGCTTTTGATAGCTTAAGTATTTTCCGTTTAAAATTTTACTTATTTGGTAGTTATTAAACTCTCCAGCTCCACTTTCGTTTGAAAGTGTGGTCGCAAACTCTCCTAGCTGAGGTCTGGCAAGATTTGAGACACCTCCTTTACTAACAGCCGCGAAAGATATTAAATTTTTCTCATTTTTAAGAGTTTTTAGAATCACAGTAGCATTATTTTCAAGAGTATAACTCCAAATTTTATGCTTTTCATCAAATTTTTTTGAGATAATTTTGCCTGGTTTTATCTCTTTATTTATCAGTTTTGAAGGCAATTTAAAGCTTTTAAGATGAGATGTATATGGCTTTATATCATTTGCAAGCTGTTCAAATTTCTCCTTACCAAGCCTATATCCTTTAGAACTAAATATACTCACGCTCTTTTCATCAAGGCTCAAGATTCGTCTAAATTCAGCATTAACCTCATCAAGAGTTATTTCGTTTAAAATTTTAAGACTTAAATTCCTGCTATCAATATCGCTTAAAATCACATTTCCAAGCTCAAGTGCATAGACTATATCTCTTAGATAATCGGCTGATTTTTTACTCTTTGATTGCAGATATCTATTATTGATAATGTTGATTAAATTTTTCTTCTCATCATCAAAGTCGCTTTGGCTAAATCCATGAATTTTTATGCCGTTAATAACGCTTAACATATCTTTTATAGAGTCCCCTTGTTTATCTCCTATGATTTTCATATCAAAGCTATACATTGTCTTTTGCGCCTGAATCGGCATATTTGTAAAAACCGCTCTTTGAATAGAATTTTCTCTATTTGTTTTCTCTTCATAAAGCGTATTTATCAAATTTGAAATATATAGATTTATAATCGCTTTGCGAATTTGCGATTCAGTTTGTCTTGGTGAAAATTTATCAAAAAATGAAATTTTAATAGAATTTTCAGCGGTTTCATTTGAATCGTAGTTATAAACATAAAGTCCGTTTTTAGCAGGTATAGTTCTGTTTGCTTTAGTACCATAATTCGTATTTTTAACAGAAGAAAAACTATCTTTTATATAGTCTAAAATTTCATCCTTTTTAAAATCTCCTACAGCCACAAATTCCATAAGTCTAGGCTGATACATCCTATTATAAAAGTCTTTCATCTGGCTTACGCTAACATTTCTTACTATATTCATATCACCTATCGGGGTTCTACTAGCATAGATACTCCCTTCCAGTAAATCATCCCAATGTAGTTTATAAAGCCTATATTCAGGAGTATTTCTAGACCTATCCTCCTCTATAATTACCCCGCGCTCTTTATCAAGCTCATCTTTATCGAAGTTAATTCCATCCATCCAGTTACGAAAAACCAAAAAAACATCTTTTAAATTTCGCTCGTTTACCTCTATATTTAGCATATATGCCGTAGAATCATAAGTCGTATAGGCATTCAAATCGGCACCAAATGCCACGCCTAAACTCTCAAGTTTTTGTATCAACTCGTTTTTACTAAAGTCCCTACTCCCATTAAATGCCATATGTTCAACAAAATGCGCTAAACCAAGCTCGCTTGGCTTTTCATCCGCAGAGCCTGCGCGTACAACAAGCTGAAAATATGCCTTATTTTCCGGCAATCTATTTTCTTTAATATAATATTTTAGTCCGTTTTCAAGAGTACCTGAGGTCAAATTTGCATCTTGCGAAAGAGCAAAAAGACCAATAACAGTAATTAAAAGTAATAAAATTTTTCTCATATCTTCCCTTTTATAAAATTTAATCTATCAAAATCATCCGATCAAGTCGTTTTAAATATCTATATATCCTATCCAGCTCGACTTGACTATCTACTTTGGAGTCTGAATAGTAATACTCTATTTCTTGAGTCGAATCCTCAAGCAAATTTACCCTCTCAAGTTCGTATTTTAGCTTATTTACAGTCCCTTCATTTCCATCTATAAATTTTATATTCGGTGGCAAAATTTCTCTTAAAGTATCTTTAAAATAGTTAAAATGCGTACATCCTAGCACAAGCGAAGAGTAATTAGCAAGATCAAATTTTAGCAGTTCATTTTTTAAATATGCACGCACTCTTTGAGAGTAAAACTCCTCATTTTCTGCAAATTCAACAAGCTTAGGCAAAGCAACTAAATCTATTAAACTCTTATTATCAAAACGAGCTATAAGATCTTTTAGTTTTTTACCTTTTACCGTTACAGGAGTTGCAATTACGATGGTACGTGAGTTTTTAAATATATCTGCAGCCTTTTTAACAGCAGGCTCCATCCCTATAATAGGTATAGCAAACTCCTCTCTTAGCTCGTTTATAGCTGCACTAGTGGCGGTATTACAAGCTACAACTACCGCTTTTACGTCTTTTTCTTGCATAAATTTAAAAGCATGAGTAGTGTAAGATAAAATTTGCTCTTTTGTTTTTAATCCATAAGGAACATTTTGCCTGTCCGCGTAATATAAAAACTGCTCGTTAGGCAATTTTTTAATAGCCTCATTTAATACGCTAAGCCCGCCAAGCCCTGAGTCAAATATCCCTATTTTCATCGCGCATTCCTCTTTATATTTGCCAAATTAACTCCAACCACTCCAAGTATTATAAAACTTGCTCCTAAAAAATGATAGATTTCAAAATTTTCATCAAGCAAGAATATTCCGGCAATTATTGTTACCAAGGTTGAAAGATTGCTAAAAATTCCTATCTTAAAAGCTTCTAATCGTTTTAGTGAATAGCCGAACAAAAAAGAGGTTGCTACGGAACTAAAAATTGCTAAAAATAGTGTCGAAATAGTAAATTTAATATCTAAAAAAGGCGCGAAATAAAGCTTTAATTCTCTGGATTTTAAAATATAATCACTCAAATTTAACATATTAAAAAATATAAATCCTATAAAAATAGTAACTACAACTAACTTTGAAATTTCAAATTTTGCCAAAACACGCCTTGCAAAAACATTATAAAGCGAGATAGCAATAACTGATAAAATAATTAAAAAATTGCCTATTAGACTTGAATTTTCACCAAAATTACCAGACATATAAATGATGTAAATAATGCCAAAAACAGAGACTAGCGCAAAAAATTTCTGCCATATATTTGTATATTCTCCAATAAAGAAATGCGCAAAAACCATTGTAACAACTGGAGTGCAAGCATGAAAGATTCCAGCCATAACCGAGCTGGTAAATGTAAGTCCAAAGGCTTGAAAAGCAAAAAATAAACTTGGATATAAAATGGCTATAAATGATATTTTTTTAAAATCTTTTAAGCTTATTTTTTCATTTATAAAACCGAATTTTATTAAAATCAGTACAACTATAAAGGCTATGCTAAATCTATGCGCCAGACTTTCAAATACGCTTGCAAACTCAAGTGAAATTTTGACAAAAGCAAATGAAAAACCTACTATAAATGTAGCAGCTAAAAGCGATAGATAGGCTCTTAACATAGATAGTTAAGAGCTCTTTTTCTCACTCTTATTTCTCATCCATTGATATGCAAAAATAAGTCCGTAAATACCTACTCCGATAGCGTAAGATACATATTCGTTTGGAATAGCGGCCATATATTTAACGCACATATTTGGAACCAATACAAGAGGCACTACCGCAAGTAGCAAAACTCTCTCCCAAATTTGCACTCTGGTTACAAAAAAGCCTTGAAGTGCGGAAGAAAAGGCAAACATACCTATAAGCGCAGTTGCAAATATAAGTAGCATCTCAAGAGGATTTGTTATCCATACAATACCCTTGGCATCATTTGGAGCTGCCGGATTTATACTCTCTATCAATAAAAGTTTATTATTAAATACAAAAGCAAAAGGTAAAACCGTAGTTCTTAGATCGTAAAAGAAGCCTTGCACACCAACTGTTACAGGATTTGCTTTGGCAATACCGGCAGCGGCGTAAGCGGCAATTCCTACAGGAGGCGTATCGTCGGCTAAAATTCCAAAATAAAATACAAATAGATGCACCGCAATAGCAGGAATTAAAAATCCGTTTTTATAAGCTAAAAATAAAATTACAGGTGCAACAAGAGATGATACCACTATATAATTAGCCGTAGTTGGAAGACCCATTCCAAGTATCAAAGACATAACAGCGGTTAAAAATAGTATCAGCAAGATATTATTACCTGCTATAATCTCAACCACTTCAGATAAAACCTGACCAATACCAGTAAGAGAGATTGAGCCCACTATAATTCCGGCTAAACCTGTAGCTATAGCTATAGTAGTCATATTTCTGGCAGCCGTTACCATAGCCCAGAAAATATCCGCAAAGCCTATAATAAAATCGTTTTTATTTACTTTTTCTCCCATAGCCATTTTTTTAATAGGCTCTTGGAATATAATTATCAAAAACAAAACATTTATAGCGTTAAATGCTGCGGATATCGGCGACTCTTTGGCTATCAAAAGGGTATAAAGCATAACCAATATAGGTATTAGATAGTGAAGTCCGCTAAAGAAAATTTTCAACTTAGAAACGCTTCTATCTTGTTTCATTCCTTTTAAGCCAAGTTTGCAAGACTCCAGATGCACTATAAAAAATAAGGATGCATAGCAGACAAAGGCAGGAATTACAGCAGCTATCATTACATTAGTATAGCTCATGCCTAAAAATTCGGCTATTATAAATGCAGCCGCACCCATAATAGGTGGCATAAGCTGTCCGTTTACACCAGCTGCCACTTCGATAGCTCCGGCTTTTGTACTAGTTAGTCCGGCTTTTTTCATAAGAGGAATGGTAAATGTTCCAACGGTTACAACGTTTGCCGTTGAGCTTCCGGAGACCATACCTGTTAAACCGCTAGCTATAACAGAAGCCTTAGCAGGACCTCCTCTAAATCTGCCAAGCAGAGCAAAGGCTAAATTTATAAAATACTGCCCCGCTCCAGCTCTTTCAAGAAGCGAACCAAACAAAACAAAAAGATATATAAAGCTCACACTAACACCAAGCGGCACTCCAAATACGCCCTCGGTAGTTAGATACATATGCCCTGCGAGTTTATTTAGACTGGCACCTTGGTGAGCTATGATGTCTGGCATATACTGTCCAAAATAGTCATAACACAAAAATATAGCCGCGATGATGCCAAGCGCAGGTCCTATCACGCGTCTACCGGCTTCAAATAGTATAAGTACGGCAGCACTTGATATCAAAACATCAAATTTAGTATAGTCTCCTGGTCTTTGAGCAAGAGAGTAAAACTCTACAAAAGGATAAAGTGCCGCTATGACACCCACTACACAAAGCAAGATATCATAAATCGGCACGCTAGTTTGAGCCTTTTTGTGAAATTTCACAGGATAGAGCAAAAATACAAGCGCTATCGCAAAAGAGAGGTGAATGGAACGTGACATAGTGGTATTCATAGGAAAATACGCGATATATAGTTGGAAAACCGACCAAGCAAAACAAATTATACTTGTTAAATAGATATAAAAATTCGAGTTTATCTCTCTTGTTTTTACCTCTACAAACTCCTCTTTTTCCTGAGGTATTGCATTTTGCTCTTCTATATCCGTATTTATATCCTTGTTTTTTAAATCACCAATTTTGCCGTTTAGCTCCATTAACCCACCCTTAAAATTATTTAATTATTCCATGTTTTTTAAACTCAGCCTCAGCAGCAGGGTGAAGCGGAGCTGAAAGACCCTCTATTAAAGACTCTTTAGTGACCGCACCAAGTGCCGGATGAAGTGTTTTATACTCATCAAAGTTATCTAGTATCGCCTTAACAACAGCAGTTACCGCTTTATCGCTCATATCTTTGTTTGTAACCAAAACAGCCTTAACGCCGATACTTTCTACATCTTTATCAACGCCTTCGTAAGTGCCTTTTGGTATCACGCCTTTTGCAAAATACGGAAACTCTTTAAGCATCTTATCGATATTTTCACCGCTAATATTTACGATATCAATCGGCATAGAATTCGCCGCGTCAGTGATGTTTGCCGTAGGGTGACCTACCATATAAAAATATCCGTCGATTTTCTTATCTTTAAGCGCGTGCGGGCACTCTTGAGCTGTTAAAACGCCGTGATGTTTTAGCTTTTTAGCGTCAAAGCCGTAAGCATTAAACACCGTAAGCGCAGTCATTTCGTTACCGCTGCCAGGATTTCCTACGTTGATGCTTTTGCCAGCGAGATCATTTATTGAAGCAATTCCGCTTGCTTTTGATACGACAAAAGCCAAAAGTTCAGGATATATCGACACAACCGCACGCAAATTCTTATCGCCCATATCTTTAAATTTGCCTACGCCGTTATATTTGTCATACACTACGTCGCTTTGAACAAAGCCGAAATTTAGCTCTTTTTTAAGAACGTTATTTACATTATATATAGAACCGCCCGTTGATTGAACGGAACATTTTATCTGAGGATCTTTATTAGCAAGTCTGCATATAGCTCCGCCCACAGGATAATAAGTTCCAGTCATTCCACCAGTACCGATAGAAATGAACTCTTTTGCGCTAAGTGTTGAAGCCAAAAGCAGTCCAGCCAAAGCCAAAGATGTTTTTTTCATAGTCAATCCTTTATAAAAAATTTGATTTTCTATCGTATCACAAATTCTATTTTTGCCAGAAATTTATTTGAGATTTTTTGAGACTAATTCTAAAATTTTTCACAATTTTACACATTTTAGGCTTAAAAAATAATTTTCTTAAGTTTTAATTTATATTATTTTTATAATGATTTTTTTATTTAAGTTTTATATAGAGAAAGATTGATTAAATTCTTAAGCTAAGGCACGACAAAGCTTAAGAATTTAAAATATATATAATTAATCAATAAAACGCTTTGTTAAATTTTGATACTCATCTATCCTACGATCTCTAAGAAATGGCCAAATTCTACGAACCTCTTCACTTCTTTTCATATCAATATCTACAATATAGCACTCTTCGCTCTCGCTATCGGCTCTAAATAGCTCCTCGCCCTGAGCACCAAAGACAAAGCTATTGCCCCAGAATTTTATTCCGTCCATAGCCCCGCTCTGATCCTCTTCAAAACCTACACGATTTACAGCTACCACAGGCAAGCCATTTGCGACAGCGTGTCCTCTTTGAACCGCTACCCAAGCATCCAGCTGACGTATTTTCTCTTCACTACTATCAGACTCAAACCAACCTATAGCAGTAGGATAAATTAAAATTTTAGCACCGCGCAAAGCCATAAGTCTAGCAGCTTCAGGATACCACTGATCCCAGCATACCAAAAGCCCAAGTCGCCCCACGCTCGTATCTATCGGCTCAAACCCAAGATCGCCCGGCGTAAAATAAAATTTCTCGTAAAATCCAGGATCATCCGGTATATGCATCTTGCGGTATCTGCCAGCTATGGAGCCGTCTTTTTCATAGACGTAAGCAGTGTTATGATAAAGTCCGTCGGCTCGTTTTTCAAAGAGTGAAGCAACCAAAACCACACCATTTTGTTTAGCTACATGCCCCCAAAATTTGACATCCTCTTCCCACTCGTTAGCAAGATCAAAGAATTTAGTATCTTCGCCTTGGCAAAAATACTGAGTTTGATGAAGCTCTTGACAGACTACAAGCTCAGCCCCACCCTCGGCCGCCTCTCTTATTAGCTCTATAGTTCTTTGATTCGTAGCCTCTTTCGAGCCATGAAATTTTTGTTGAATTAGCGCTACTTTCATAAAATCACCTCAAATTAAATTTTCAAAAAATTATATCACACAAAGCTTTTAAGCCAAATTTCTATCATCATAAGGATCTAAGTGAGTTGTTATCTCCCATCTAAATTCACTAAATTTATCCCTTATTTCATATTCGATTTGGTTGGAAATCTCATGCGCCTTAACAAGTAAAATTTCCTTATCAAATACCAAATGAACGACCATGTAGCAGATATCAGAACTCTTTCTAGTCGCCAACCCATGAAAGCTATTTATCTCTTTTTTAGATTTTATAATATCTTCTATTTGACTTACCATTTGAGACTCAAGAGCCTTGTCCAAAAGCACCCCTAAGCTCTCTTTCATCAAAGATATGGCTGAATTTACAATATATCCGCTAATTACGATACCAAAGATTGCATCTATTATCGTAAATCCTGTAAATTTGATAATAATTAAGGCTAAAATTATGCCAAAATTGGTAAAAAAATCACTTTTATAATGAAGTGCATCAGCCTTGATTATCAAATTTTTTGTCTTCTTTGCCACAAAATTTAAAAACGCAACAAGAGCACCCGTAACCACAAAAGAAAAGATCATCACATACAGGCTCAAATCGACATTTAACTCTACTTCGTCGGCTCTAAATTTAAGTATGCTTTCATAAAAAATAAAAACTCCTATACCTACGATTAAAATCCCTTCAAGCATCGCAGCTATGGCTTCTAATTTAGTATAACCAAAGTTAAATTTATCGTTTGGTTTGGCTTGAGATTTCCTAAGTGCAAAAAAGTTTAAAGCAGATACCAAAAGGTCAAGCATAGAATCAATCGCAGAGCTAAGCACCGAAACAGAACCGCTTGCTATACCTGCAATAAATTTAATAACCGAAAGCAAAAAAGCCGTAGTTCCAGCGACTATTACGGCTAATCTTTGTAAATTTTTATTTTCTATCCGTTCCATCTCTTCTTAAAAACCTATTTTGACTTGAGCAGTGAAGCGAACCGTTTTGACGCACAAAAACGAGTGAATTTACGCCTATGATTTTATGATCTGGAAGTGCTTTTGCAAGCCTTTCAAGCACGATTTTATCGTTTGGATCATTATACGTAGGCACGATCAAAGCTCCGTTTACAAAGATAAAATTTGCGTAAGTACACCCAAGCCTCTTGCCTTCATAAAATTTAGCCTTTGGAAGCGGCAGCTCAAGCAGTTTAAATCCCGTAGTCTCAAGCTCTTGCTTCATCTTTTTAAGCTCTTCATAGTGCTCATCATCCTTATCGTCCGTGCAAGCATAAGCTATCGTATCAGGCGAGATAAACCTAGCCAAAGTATCAACGTGAGAGTCGGTATCATCGCCCTTTATAAAGCCATGCTTTAGCCAGATAACGCGCTTTAAGCCAAAAAGCTCTTTTAGCTTGGCTTCTATCTGCTCTTTATTAAATTTTGAATTTCGGTTGTCGTTTAAAAGGCAAGTTTCGGTAGTTAGCAAAGTGCCCTGCCCGTCAAATTCGATACTTCCGCCCTCTAATATAAAATCAACTTCGCGCAGATCACTTTTAAAATGCTTGGCAAGCTCTAAATTTACGGCATTATCCTTTGAGCTCTCAAATTTCCCGCCCCAAGCGTTAAATTTAAAATCATAGCTTAAAATTTTATCGCCGTTTTCAACGTCAATCATCCCGTAATCGCGTATCCAAGTGTCATCCGTATCGATCTTGATAAACTCAACATTATCAAATTTGGCAAATCTTGAGTTAAAAATTTCCTCATCGGGGCAGATTAAAACTACTTTTTGAAAAGGCACGATAGCTGCCACAAGCTCTTCATAGCTATCTAAAATTTCATTTAAATAAGGCTTCCAGTCGCTGTTTTCATGTGGAAGCGATAAAAATATCAGCTCTTGTTTTTCCCACTCTGCATAAGCTCTCAAATTTTACTCCTTAACTTCTCTTTTATCTTTATAAATTTTAAAAATTCCATATAGCGTTATAAAAATCCAAAATACTTCTATCAAAAACGAACCTAAATTAAAATGCACGAAAAGCGAGATGATAAGCAGTATGGCTCCTGCTAAATTTATAAGCTGATAGCTTAAATCAGCGCTTGTCATCTTGCCAATCTGAAGTAAAAAATATGCAAGCACGATGCAAATCATGCCCAAAAATCCGATAAATTGAAAAATATCCATAAAACCTCTGTCTTTAAAATTAAAACTAATTGTAACATATTAAAAAAATTCTAGTTTTAAAAATTAAATATTTTTTACGCCAAATTCCTGTAATATTTTAAAATATATTTTAAATAAAATTTAAATAACTTTATCATAAGGAGATTTTATGAAAAATACCGTTTTGCTGATGGCTGTGCCGCTTTTAGTAAGCAGCTCATTTGCGTTTGACGCGGCTAAAGATAAGGCTAAAAGCGCTTATCCGTTTGAAGTAAAAGTTCAGGAATTTAAACTTCCTGTGGGAATTGACGAAAACGGCGTCATAGACGAAGCTAAGCTCGGCGACTCTCCTTATGCAAAAACCGTTATATTTGGCTCAAAGCTATTAAACGAAACTTCAAGATACCTTGGTCCTATGGCAAAAGATGAGAAAAAGCGCTTTGCGGGCAACAACCTCTCCTGTTCAAGCTGCCACTCAAAGGGCGGAGTTGAGCCGGGACACTCTCCTTTCGTAGGAATTACGGCTAGATTTCCTCAATACAACTCAAGAGCCGATCAGGTCGTAACTCTTCAAGATCGTATAAACGGCTGCTTCCAACGCTCAATGTCGGGCAAGCCGATCCCTGCAAACTCAAAAGAGATGCGCGCGATGGTAACTTACATGCACTGGCTATCGACAGGATATGAAGTGGGCGCAAAGGTTAAAGGTCAAGGACTCGTTAAGGCCGAGTATATAGACCGCGCGGCAGATCCTAAAAAAGGTAAAGAAATTTATGCAGCCAGATGCGCATCGTGCCACGGCGAAAACGGCGAAGGTATGGTAAATCCCGACTTTGCAAACGGTGGAGATTACTATGTATTTCCGGCTCTTTGGGGCAATGATAGCTACAACACGGGTGCCGGCATGTACCGCCTCATAAAAGGCGCTCAATACGTCAAATCAACGATGCCTCAAGGCGATGCGACCCTAACTTGGGAAGAGGCTTATGACGTAACAGCCTACATGAACTCACACGAAAGACCGATCAAGCAAGGCCGCGAGAAGGACTTCCCTGATCTTGATGTTAAGCCTATGGATATGGACGTAGGGCCTTACAACGACGGATTTGACGAGAACGCTCATAGATTTGGACCTTACAAACCTATGCTTAAAAAATAAATTTTTCTTTGAATAGCGGTATTAATACTAATTTTGTCTTTAAATTTAGTATTAATACGCTAAAATCCCCCTCAAATTTAAATAATTAGGCTAAATTTTATGGATTTTGAGTTTATCAAAGAATTTTCGCCGATGTTTGTAAAAGCAGCGTTTTTAACGCTAAATTTGGCTTTTTGGGGGATCTTGCTCTCTATCATCATTGGCATCATCTGCATGGCTATAAAATTTTACAAGATAAAATTCCTAATACCAATCGTAAACGGCTATATCGAGCTTTCACGCAACACTCCGCTTCTCATACAGCTATTTTTTCTCTACTACGGTCTGCCGAAACTTGGTATAAATTTAAGCTCGTTTTCTTGCGCGGTGATAGGGCTAGCGTTTCTTGGAGGAAGCTACATGGCTGAAAGCTTTAGGCTTGGGCACGAGTCGGTAAAAACCTCTCAGATCGAAGCGGGTCTTAGCATAGGACTAAGTCAAAATCAACTTCTTGCCTATGTAATCACTCCGCAAGCCTTTAGCGTGGCGCTTCCAAGCATCAGTGCAAATATTATATTTTTACTCAAAGAAACTTCGATCGTAAGCATCGTAGCACTTGCTGACCTTGTATATGTAGCAAAAGATATCATAGGACTATACTATATGACTGATGAGGCGCTATTTATGCTAGTTATTAGCTATCTTATAATTATTTTGCCAACTTCACTTCTTTTAACTTGGCTTGAAAAAAGGATGAAACGTGCAAGGAGCTAGCATCTTATTTGATGTGCAAAATTTAATGCGCCTTGGCGAAGGACTTATAGTAAGCCTTGAAATCTCTATAATATCGATAGTTATTTCGGTATTTGGCGGTTTATTTATGGGCGTTTTAATGAGCTCAAAAAATAAATTTATATATTGGATTTGCAAATTTTGCCTTGAAATAGTCCGTATCATGCCTACTATAGTATGGTTATTTATATTTTACTTCGGAGTAAGCAGAGCTTTAGGGCTTCATATCAGTGCGTTTACGGCTTCGCTTTTGGTCTTTAGCGTTTGGGGCATATTTGAGATGATGGATATAGTGCGAGGCGCGATAACTTCGATACCAAAGCATCAGTTTGAAAGCGCAGCATCGCTTGGACTTAGTAAGATGCAAATTTACACAAATGTCATCGTCCCGCTTGCCATGCGCCGTTTGGTTCCCGGTGCCGTAAATTTACTAAGCAGGATGATAAAGACAACTTCGATAGTCGTGCTAATAGGCGTGGTAGAAGTGGTAAAAGTCGGACAACAAATTATAGAAAACCACGTCTTTACAAACAACATGGCGCCGTTTTGGATATACGGCTTTATATTTTTTCTATATTTTATCATCTGCTATCCGATCTCAAAGCTCTCAAAGAAGCTTGAGGATAGATGGAATTAGGAGAATTCATGGATAAATACATACTTCAACTTAAAAATTTACAAAAATACTACGGCGATACGCACGCCCTTAAAAATATAAATTTAAACGTAAAAAGTGGCGAAGTTGTCGTTATATTAGGACCTTCAGGTTGTGGTAAAAGCACTACACTTAGATGTATAAACGGTTTAGAGCATATTGAAAATGGGGAGATAATAATCCACAATCAAGTAATCACAAAAGACTTTAAAGACTGGACTAAAATTAGGCAATATGTGGGCATGGTCTTTCAAAGCTATGAACTATTTGACC includes these proteins:
- a CDS encoding M16 family metallopeptidase, which gives rise to MRKILLLLITVIGLFALSQDANLTSGTLENGLKYYIKENRLPENKAYFQLVVRAGSADEKPSELGLAHFVEHMAFNGSRDFSKNELIQKLESLGVAFGADLNAYTTYDSTAYMLNIEVNERNLKDVFLVFRNWMDGINFDKDELDKERGVIIEEDRSRNTPEYRLYKLHWDDLLEGSIYASRTPIGDMNIVRNVSVSQMKDFYNRMYQPRLMEFVAVGDFKKDEILDYIKDSFSSVKNTNYGTKANRTIPAKNGLYVYNYDSNETAENSIKISFFDKFSPRQTESQIRKAIINLYISNLINTLYEEKTNRENSIQRAVFTNMPIQAQKTMYSFDMKIIGDKQGDSIKDMLSVINGIKIHGFSQSDFDDEKKNLINIINNRYLQSKSKKSADYLRDIVYALELGNVILSDIDSRNLSLKILNEITLDEVNAEFRRILSLDEKSVSIFSSKGYRLGKEKFEQLANDIKPYTSHLKSFKLPSKLINKEIKPGKIISKKFDEKHKIWSYTLENNATVILKTLKNEKNLISFAAVSKGGVSNLARPQLGEFATTLSNESGAGEFNNYQISKILNGKYLSYQKRISSLSHGFYGKSSTGDIESLMEAIYLEFNSPRVDDDMLKKIKTKRIEDLAKRESLPSYKFSKEFSEFYYNGNERKKHFSRSDIEAVKINDLKDIVNDKFTNASSYAFVFVGDFKETDMEPLIKKYIATLPAKFNSENFIDDGVRGLDGVHIFERFYQTSNRSDVIVKMKNVQNEYSKFDLIKISALGEVLKMALRENIREEKGETYGISLSTRLNKHPYIHSRVDISFTTSPQKLDSVLDGIKKTISNLKSEGALDRYIQSYKKSTILKLKQKYEQSGFWLNELVSSKIYDNEIFSLDEYEKFVSMITNEDIKNAAKLYLKEDNMIIGINSPIK
- a CDS encoding DMT family transporter, which gives rise to MLRAYLSLLAATFIVGFSFAFVKISLEFASVFESLAHRFSIAFIVVLILIKFGFINEKISLKDFKKISFIAILYPSLFFAFQAFGLTFTSSVMAGIFHACTPVVTMVFAHFFIGEYTNIWQKFFALVSVFGIIYIIYMSGNFGENSSLIGNFLIILSVIAISLYNVFARRVLAKFEISKLVVVTIFIGFIFFNMLNLSDYILKSRELKLYFAPFLDIKFTISTLFLAIFSSVATSFLFGYSLKRLEAFKIGIFSNLSTLVTIIAGIFLLDENFEIYHFLGASFIILGVVGVNLANIKRNAR
- a CDS encoding TRAP transporter permease, which translates into the protein MELNGKIGDLKNKDINTDIEEQNAIPQEKEEFVEVKTREINSNFYIYLTSIICFAWSVFQLYIAYFPMNTTMSRSIHLSFAIALVFLLYPVKFHKKAQTSVPIYDILLCVVGVIAALYPFVEFYSLAQRPGDYTKFDVLISSAAVLILFEAGRRVIGPALGIIAAIFLCYDYFGQYMPDIIAHQGASLNKLAGHMYLTTEGVFGVPLGVSVSFIYLFVLFGSLLERAGAGQYFINLAFALLGRFRGGPAKASVIASGLTGMVSGSSTANVVTVGTFTIPLMKKAGLTSTKAGAIEVAAGVNGQLMPPIMGAAAFIIAEFLGMSYTNVMIAAVIPAFVCYASLFFIVHLESCKLGLKGMKQDRSVSKLKIFFSGLHYLIPILVMLYTLLIAKESPISAAFNAINVLFLIIIFQEPIKKMAMGEKVNKNDFIIGFADIFWAMVTAARNMTTIAIATGLAGIIVGSISLTGIGQVLSEVVEIIAGNNILLILFLTAVMSLILGMGLPTTANYIVVSSLVAPVILFLAYKNGFLIPAIAVHLFVFYFGILADDTPPVGIAAYAAAGIAKANPVTVGVQGFFYDLRTTVLPFAFVFNNKLLLIESINPAAPNDAKGIVWITNPLEMLLIFATALIGMFAFSSALQGFFVTRVQIWERVLLLAVVPLVLVPNMCVKYMAAIPNEYVSYAIGVGIYGLIFAYQWMRNKSEKKSS
- the murI gene encoding glutamate racemase encodes the protein MKIGIFDSGLGGLSVLNEAIKKLPNEQFLYYADRQNVPYGLKTKEQILSYTTHAFKFMQEKDVKAVVVACNTATSAAINELREEFAIPIIGMEPAVKKAADIFKNSRTIVIATPVTVKGKKLKDLIARFDNKSLIDLVALPKLVEFAENEEFYSQRVRAYLKNELLKFDLANYSSLVLGCTHFNYFKDTLREILPPNIKFIDGNEGTVNKLKYELERVNLLEDSTQEIEYYYSDSKVDSQVELDRIYRYLKRLDRMILID